A window of Cynocephalus volans isolate mCynVol1 chromosome 3, mCynVol1.pri, whole genome shotgun sequence genomic DNA:
gaattaaaatttaatgaatttaaaattctaattttagaTAACTAAATTTAAATGAAAGTCACCACCTGTGGCTGGTGGCTGCTGTACTGCACAGCATAGGTTGAGACAGAAGAGGATCCAGGGCTGAGCCCTGGGGAACTGCAGAGTTAGGATTTGGGGAAATGAGAGGATAAAACAGCAATGGCAATCAAGAAGGAACAGCCCAGGAGGCAGGGGAAATCCAGGCTGGTGAGAGACCAGGTTGCCAAGAAAGTGCTTCAAAGAAAAGGACGTATCCAATGGATCAAATGTGCCACATCAAATGAGTCGAGGACCAGGATGAAAACTGATGGATGGACTCAGCATCTTGTAGCCCTTCATCACTAGGCTTGTTCCCATTTTGCTGGGACACAGTGAATGGCAGGGTCAGCATCAAATCTGGGGCAGGAAGACTCCAGGCGTGATGCCCCCCTGGTCACAGTGATACTTGCATGGTGGGAATCTCTGAGCTAGGCTCATCACCTGTGAGTGCTGGTTTAGCCCTCACAGCAGCAGCCTTGTGATACTGGTGTTATCCTTAGCTGACAGAACTGCAGCTCAGAGGGGCATGGCGCTTGCTCAGAGTCGCATAGCATACAAGTGCTTGCAACCAGGTTTGACTATCAGGCCAGTGCCCCTTCTGTTCTGCTATCTTGTCCTGCTCCACCTGGCCCCTCCCCCAGTTAAGCTCTCCTCCAAGACCCAATTCCACTCTTCGTCCCTGTTCACCTCAGCCCCCAGTCCTCAtctccagcctctcctccctGTGGCCTGTGACAGCCAGGCAGACAGGGAAGATGGGGAGAGGTGGCAAGGGGTGGTGGAAATGTTTGGGAGCAGGGTCTTACGGGCCTAAAGTGGGTGCAAAAGAGGCTACCTCCGTTCCTGCTGAAGTCTTCGAGTTATCCTTTGCACCTGATGGAGCCTGTTCAAGACCCGCTCATTCACCTGCAGAAggtggaaaaaaacacaaatcatCTGGATTCCATTCATTCtcccactcatttattcaacagatggTTAATGCAGCACCTTCTATGTACTAAGCTCTGGGGAGACTGCAAAGACCATCCCATAGTCTAAGGCCCTACTTAATCTATTCCTTCCTATCTTCCCATCACCTCCTGCCATTCTCCCTCATCCATACCAACCATGCTGGTATCGAAGCTGATACTTGAGTCCTCTGAGCACTCTCCTATTTGGGCGACTTtccacatgctgttccttctccTTGGACCACTCTTCCCCAGATATCTACACAACTCACTCCCCTACTCCGTCAAGTCTTAGCACAAATGCTACCTGCTCAAGTAGTCCACCCAGACCTCCTATTAAGTTGTGATACTCACCACAATTCCCATGCCACCACCCATCTACTcttcccagctttatttttccttataacACTCATTATCACTTTGTATCTTGTTTACTTATTTTGCTTGTTGTCTGTCCACCCAACCATAACATAAGCTCCAAAAGGACAATGATTGTGCCTGTATCCCTCGTGCCTTggccagagcctggcacatagtagatactcaatatcTGCTGAACAAAAATCTTCACATGCTTGAAGGATACCAAACAGGCAGATATGCTAGAGATCAGGCAGGAGGTGGACACTTTAGTTAGGACCATCAGAGAAGACCTGTGGACCCAGACCTGAATGGTGAGGAGACAACTGAGTGACAAGCCAGGAGGAAAGCATTCCAGGCTTAGGGAACATCCCCTGCACACACAGTTTCTGAGGACTCCAGCCTAGacatggaaggagagagagaaatgactaAGCCAAACAGTGAACCTAATACAGTGGCTGAAGAGAATGCTGCTCCTGGGTCAGAAAGGACTCAGTttaaattctagctctgccacttagctCTGTGagcttgggcaaattacttaacttctctgagccttgagcttctgcatttattaaatgggaataataacagaaCCAATTCCTAGGAGGGTGGATTAAGAGCAGAGGCCCAAATTGTGTCCCTTTGGGCTTTGGTATCAATCTGTTAAACAGCGTTCAGAATATCTCCCGTTTCCTGGCTTCCAGCCTCTTCTCTTCCAAAATTCTCCAAAACCATTGtgatgggttgaattgtgtccccccaaaaaggtATGTTGGGaattctaacccccagtacctcagaatgtgatcttagtTGGAGACAGGATCTTCAcaaaggtaatcaagttaaaatgagatcattagggtggaccctaatctaTGTGACTGGTATCATTATAAAAGGGGAAAATTGGAACACAGActcacacacagggagaatgccaggTGAAGATGAgggcagagatcagggtgatgcttcTACACATGAAGGAATACCAGAGATCGCCAGCAAACCAACAGAAACTAAGAGAGAGGcatgaaacagattctcccttagccctcagaaggaaccagccctgctgacaacttgatctcagatttctatctccagaactgtgggatagtaaatttctgttgttgccTTGCACAGTTTGTGGGACTTTGTTACAGGAGCCCTAGCAAACCAATAGAACCATCATCACAGTCTTTCAAACGTGGCCCCATCCCTCTCCTGTTTGAAACACTTCAATGCCTCCCCCTCactctcaaggaaaaaaaaaaaaatccaaacttcttGCCCTGGTGTTCCTGGCCTGTCAAGACTTGGGCTCTGCCTACTGCTCCATCCTCATTCTCACCAAAGAAACTAATGCAATGATTCAGCCCAGAGAACCTGAGTCTGGGGCTGTGGGGATGGAGGAGGAAAAGGATCCAAGGAAGAGTCAGGAGGCAGAATGAACTGGACCTGAGGAATGATCCATGTCAGGGGTATGGGAGATTTAAAGGGCTTGGGCTTTTACCAGAGATCGGTGACACACGTGAGAAGCACGTGTGAGACATTAGAGAGCTCACCTGGGTCGTCAGAAATCTCCTAGAGAAGATAGCTCTCCAGCTGCCTGACACAGTGCCAGACATAAtaggtgctgaataaataaatagttaataaataagtgaaagatTCATTCAGATAACCAAGGAAGGCTGCAGACTGGGAGAGGGGTGGTAATTTAGGCCAGGGGACCCCAAAACAGGGGGCATCCGCACTCACCTACCTGCTCTATCTCCCGGCAGCGCCGACTTAGTGCCTGGTACTTTCTGCGATTTAGTTCCCGCTGGCGCCGTCGCCGACCCCGGGCTGCCTCTTCCTCTTCGTCGCGCTCCCGGAGCTCCGTGCCGCCCAAACCACCGGACACAAATTCTACTTCTGTCTCCAGCTCGCTCTCCAGGATGTGGCCACCAAACAGAGGAGGCAGGGCCAACTCGGAGCCTGGTGGAGCTGAGAACTCCTCAAAGCCCACGGCTGCCATGGTCCTGTACGGATTGGGgtagggtgggggggggggagcggAGGTCAGCGACCCTGGATTCCCGATCCAGATCCCAACTCCATCAGACCCAGGAGTCAGGGCCCAGCCCTTCCTTCCCAGGACCCACAACAGTGCGAGCCCCAACCCCCTCCTCCCAGGATCCAGGAGTCCAGACTTCCGGACCCTTCCTCCCCGAGGACCCAGGGAAGTTCAAGCCCCCAACCCCTCACTCAGACCCAGGGATCCAGGTCTCCAACCTCCTAGTCTCAGATCCAGGAGTCCGGATCGACCGCTAGACTTCTCCTCCCCCAGTACAGACCCCAGTCCCTGAAAGGGTTCGAAGGCAAAGCAGCTGCATGAACTACAAACCCCACCAGCCCTCAGGGTAAAAGCACAGATGGTTGCGCATATACAGCCGCAGGGTCTTTTGGGATTCGCAGTTTTCCACAAAGGCTCAGCCACTtacccctctctctgctccagttCCATCTCTCTCTCAAACCTAGAGGTTAAGCAGAACGCAAAACTACCTGCCCCATCAGACTCACGGCCGAAGAAGCCGGGACTTGGCCCCTAGGCCTTCTGGGAGTTGTAGTTTCCTATTTCTGTCTTCGTTTCCTGCCCCATCCCTCCCACTTCCACCTGGAGTCCCGGCTTAAAGGCCTTGCTTTCTCGTCTAACGCCGCCACCAGTCGTCTTGAGTTGTCACCGTCATTAGTGTCTAGACACCACGTTGTCCGACCACGGCGATTTTCCACTTAGCAGACTCAGTCCGCGGCGGCTCGTGAGCCCGATAGTCCCCTCTCCTCTTTCCTGCTTACTTCTTCTCCGCTTAGCAGGTGCTAATAAAGTTGTTGTTTCATGTGGCCAGGAACATCGCGGGGTGACGACCAATCAGAGCGCAGTTTTGCCTCGATCGCGGCGCAAGTGTACGACGTCATCAGTGAGCGTCGACCTCTCTTGAGAAGCTAATTTCATAGAAACCGTCGTGCGAGGAGGACAGAAGTGAGTgtggtggagggtggggtgggagtggggcggTAGGCCAGGCTCCTGGGTCTGGGGGAGGAAGTGTGTAAGAAGAAAGGCGGGACTTCATAGATGGGTTACCCAAGGATTTTCATATGCTCTTACCATGGTATGGCCCTGGGGATATGTCAGGAGCAAAAATTGTTCCCTGCCCTTGTAGAGATTTGACTGATGCTAGGGAGGCGGTCTTAATCCAGTAattaaataatcataaatatatgaagCGCGTTAGGGTAGACATACAGGGCATGTGGGGCATGTATCACAAATCATTCTACTCTAGTCTGGAGTGGGGTATGTGGGTTGGGAAGGTGAAATATGAGAGCTGACGACTAGGAGGTGTTGGGCTAGTTAAGAGTGAGGGAAAGAGTCATTTAGGCAGCGGGAACCAGTTGTGCGAAGACCCAGAGGTGGGAAGAAGTCTTAGCAAGGTGGTGGTTCTAGGGATGTGTCGTGTCTTGCACGCCCAGGAGCTGGAGATACCGCAGTGCACGAAGCAAACGAAAGTCCCTGTCGTTGTGGAGGTTGCATGCTAGCGGGGTTGATAAACAAGAACCAGGACCTTCTGGGGGAGAATCCCCGCCAGGTAATAAGGAGGGACTTGTTGGGGGACAGTTTTAGGGaaccctgctctctctctccatagGCCTCGGGATGTCGCTGGCAGATGAGCTCTTGGCTGACCTCGAGGAGGCTgcggaagaggaggaaggaggaagctatggggaggaagaagaagagccAGCAATCGAGGATGTGCAAGAGGAGACACAGCTGGATCTTTCGGGAGATTCGGTCAAGAGTATTGCCAAGCTATGGGACAGCAAGATGGTGAGAAAACATGAGCTTCCAGAAGGGGGTGATGGGGCAGTAGCTCTTCTTTTTGAAGAGTCCTGGATTCTGACTCTACTCTGCTTCCCTAACAGTTTGCTGAGATCATGATGAAGATTGAGGAGTATATCAGCAAGCAAGCCAAAGCTTCAGAAGGTactttcttctcctctccttcccttaTTCATTCTCTTGTGGGGCCCCTTGACTCTTTTGCTGTTTGTGGCTTTGAAAATTGGGTGTATCTTTCTCTCAGTCTTTTCCAGagctctcttcttttcttccatccCACCCTAGTTCCCTTTTACTCTAAAAATATATTGTGTTATACAGGTGATGCTTTTTAAGTCCTTATTCTGTGCTGAGCACTTACTAAGTATGATAGGACTTATCTCggtttctcaaacttcagtgaTTCACAAGACCAGTTACAGAATTTTTGCCACGTTTACAAACCACTCTTTCTATTAGTTACTTAACATTCTctttaaatcagtggacttttTCCTTAAATTTACCTGAGAAGGAAATGTATGACTACTATGAATGGAAAACCGGTATCattaggtaaatataaaataaccaaaaaataaatacacagttGTTAAAGTATCACCTAAAACCTTTTCTTACTTCCAACTCTGGGGAATGCTGGGTAATCTCTTGAGTACCCAGACAGACTCTTAAGAGGGCAGTCCTATTAACTCCCCCATCTTTCTTCTTGAGGTGAGGCTCTTAAGTGGAATTTGTTGACAACAGAAAGGCAGGGAGGTTGCTGGGCAAAGAATTAGTGTGATCACAGAGCAGAGTTTCAGGAAGACtcactccttcctttctttaacATTCTCCTGGGCACTCAACTGAATCAGCCCAGGTCTTTGTTCTCAAAATGCTCAGGGTCTAGAGGAGGAGATAGGCCAGGTCCCAGACACTTACTGGTGGTTGGTGTCAAGCTCAAGACACTCTGGATCCATTGGGGAGACTGGCTGACCCTGCCTCAGAGGTCAGGGAAGAATTGATATGAGCTGGACTTTGGAGCATGAATACATATGCCAAGCAAAGAAGAACAGGAAGGGGGCCCAGGGAAAGAGAACAGCATGCCCAGAGGCTTGGACATCAGGAGTGCAAGGGGAGATGCAGGAAAGTGCCAGATCCTACAGAGTTTTGAAGGCCAAGCTGAGGAACTTGATCCAGAGAGCCATAGGCAGCCACAAAAAGTGAAATTTCCTCATGTCACACCAGTCTCAGGAATTCAGTCAGACACAGTCACACCTGGTGTCTGGTAGGAGAGGTGAACCTGAAACATCCCAAATCCAGGTGGCGATTTGTGTCTAATGGAGGTGGCACAAGTGTTGTGGGAGTGCAGAAGAGACATGTGACCCTTccaaaaggggagggagggattcTTAGTCACCTGAATCTTAAGGACTTAAAGAGGCATTTGTGTATCAGTGTTAAGATAGACTCTAAAGCCACCTGTTTGGGGTCAGATCTTACCTCTGCCATCTACTGGGTTTGTGACATAAGGCAGAACCCTTCCTTTCTTTGTCTGCAAAATTGGTCTAATTTAATGCCTACTTCCCCAGGTGCCTTTGGATGAACTAAGTTAATACCCATGTGAcacttagaacaatgtctgaCTCAGGATCGATCCTGTATGTGTCAGCTGCTATGACAACTACTTATGATaatactatcatcatcatcattaacaccattattattattactaaagcACGAAGAAAGACTTTCCAGAAACAGACGTGAAGAAGGAACATTCCagggagagggaacagcatgagcaaaggccaGGAGGCGTAAAACAGCCTCAGGTGTTCAGGACACTCTAATTAGTCCTTTATGACTGGGGTGTAATAGAACAGAAGAGGCATGGTGAAGGGATGGGGTTGGGAAGGTGGAGAGACCAGACTGCAGAGTTTGATGAGTCAACAGATACTGACTGAGGGACTCCAATATGCCAAGAGCCATTCTGGGTACCAAAGGTGCAGCCATGGGAAACAGACATAGTACTTGTCCTTGTGGGGCTTCCAGTGTTTTGGGAGGCCTCAAATGTCAATCTGAGGAGCTTGGTTTTTAGCCTCAGGTGTGGAGAGCCACGGGAGGGGTTAGTTCCAGGGTAAGGTGGAGTCAAGTCTAAACTGGCCTGGAAGTCAGGCTGTAGGGAGGGAGATCAAGGTTTGCAGACACATAAACCTGTCCCTTAGTTTACTCTTCGgcccctccttcctgctccccTCCAGCCTCATGCCCAGTCTTCCCCAGCTGTGGGACCTGGAAGGGGGTGAGTGTTTAGTCATACACTCACACCCAGACTGTTTCTCATCCTCACAGTGATGGGACCAGTGGAGGCAGCCCCTGAGTACCGGGTCATTGTGGATGCCAACAACCTGACTGTGGAGATCGAGAATGAGCTGAGTGAGTGTCGGCAAGGACAAGCAGAGACAGCCCTGTCTGGTGGCCCTCCCAACCTCCTCCACCATCTTCCCCTGCCGGCCTTTCCCAGGGTCCTGCCCCCAAACTCCTTGTATTAGCTCAAATCCAGGTTCAGCTGCTGTTAACAGAGAGGCGTAAATAAGAAGGAAGTGCATTTTTCTCACGTGTGAAAGTCCAAGTGAGCAGTTGAGGCCTGGTGTAGCATCCTGATTGCCCGTAGGGCCCTGGTTCTTTCTATCTTGTTGATCACCTGTTTCATGGTACAAAGTGACTGCCCCATCTTTACTCATCACCTCCACAACCCCaccaggagggaggagagggaagaagaggatatagttgttttctttaagaacatgTTACTTCAGCTCACATTTTATAGACCAGAACTAAGTCATGTTGCCACACCAAGCATTAGGGGCAGCCAGGAAATGTTATATGTTCGTGCTGGGTGTCTGTGCACCCAGTTACAATTCAGGGGTTTGGTTACTAAAGGAAGAATGGGAAATGGGTATTGGGGACAACCAGCAGAGTTTGCCTCCCCCGCTCACTGGACACCTGCCCTCTCTGTTCACCTTAGACATCATCCATAAGTTCATCCGGGACAAGTACTCAAAGAGATTTCCTGAACTGGAGTCCCTGGTACCCAATGCACTGGATTACATCCGTACGGTCAAGGTAAGTAGAGAGGAAGATTGGGGGGGCTCAGGAAGAACCAAGGCTTCTTGACCACCGTTAGTAtgaagagggaggcagggcctGTGCTTGGGCCCCCATCCAAGGGAAAAAAGATTACCTTCATTGAGCTTTCAGCTGGAATGTTCCTGTTAAAGATGGGGTGGGAACAGGAAGCAGGTGAATGAACTGGAATGAGTAATGTCAGAGGCCTTGAAGTTGAGATACTGGACAGGCGTGAACAGCAGCTCAGCTGCTCCCATCTTCTCAGCACAGCAGGGGGCCTGCAAAGGATGTTCTCATGGCTCCTCCACTCAATACTCCATGCTCCTCTCCTGTCCCTGAGTCTCCTGTGAGGGGATTCCCCGTTGGCCTGACATGTGTTTCTGTGGCTGTGGTCAGAGTAAGTGGCGTTCAAATTGAGATCTGAAGACTGACACAGGGGCAGCCATGCAATGATTCGTAtaagtgcaaagaccctgagacAGGAACAAGCCAGGAGGAAGTGAGGAGGGGGATGGAGGTGAAGTTGAAGAGGTCGGAGAAGTCAGACTACGTCAGACCTGTAAGGTTTTAAATCTTACGTGAGAGCTGGGGAGGATTTAGGAAAGAGAGGCAGGTGCAAGTAAAGGCAGGAATAGGAGCAGCCGCTGCATGTGGCCAGGAAAAGAGGACAGTGACAGGGGAGGTTTGTGTCATCAGACCTGTGCTCTGGTGGGCCAGCAGGTTTGTTCATGGCATCAGGTCTTCTCTGGATGGCCACTCAGCTTGAGTTCCATTTCCTGATTGGCCAAAGCAGAGCAGATGGTTCTAATGCTTTGAGCAGTGAAGTTCTTGGAGGCAGAAGAGGCCCCCAATGTGCAGACCCCAACTTTCCCAGTGTCCTCAAGAAGAGATCCAAGTGGGTGCTGAGGCAGGAGAGCTTCTAGAACCTTCTTGGATTCCCATaccttccccccaacccctgcccttCCCTTCACGCCCTCAGGAGCTGGGCAACAGTCTGGACAAGTGCAAGAACAATGAGAACCTGCAGCAGATCTTGACCAACGCCACCATCATGGTTGTTAGCGTTACTGCCTCCACTACCCAGGGGTACGTAAACTGCCGAGGGGCAGGCACCAGGCCTACCTCAGGCCCATCTAACAGCAGAAACCAGAATGGGCAGGATAGGGGCCCCAACCCAGGGCAACCAGGGAGGTGCTGGCCAAGAACTACATTCCCAGCAACCCCTGTGTCCAGGCCTCTGGGGCTGATGGGGCTTAGGATTGTCCTGCATCTGCACATGTGTACACATAATTGCACACACAAATACgagtgcatgcacatacacacacacacacacagttgagAGGATAGGGCTTTGACACCAGTCAGATAGCATACACAGGAAGGCTGGGGTCCATCCCATCCCTGTAGGCAGCAGCTGTCAGAAGAGGAGCTGGAGCGGCTGGAGGAGGCCTGTGACATGGCACTGGAGCTGAATGCCTCTAAGCACCGTATCTATGAGTACGTGGAGTCCCGGATGTCCTTTATTGCGCCCAACCTGTCCATCATCATTGGAGCTTCCACGGCAGCCAAGATCATGGGTGAGGCCCTAGAGCTGGCTCCCACAGATGAGGTCTGCTGACgtgttgtgtgaccttggggaaatgGGGGTTTGGGCACTCGGGGCTGCAGTGCCCTGTCTCACTGTCCCTCCCCCTGTCAGTTCTCCTGGAGATCACAGAGGTCAACCATCCTGACACAGATGCACAGAGGAAGGATGGAAATCCTGATTCTGCATCAGCCCCTGAGTCCTTAGCAGAGCTGGGGCCATATAGGCTGTAAAGGAAGGAGGCAGCACAGCTGGCAGAAAGGCCAGCATTCCTTGACCAGCAGATCTAGACAGTTGCCAGCTCTGCCTTGGACCCATGGGACAGTCTGCAAGTAgtaaagttggttctttgagctttagctttttctttaagatggGGATGCTAATCCACAATGTTTTAGGATTAAATGATGGGTCCTCTCCTCCCCAGGAGCCCTCTGCAGTCTCAGGGTGCCCCTTGGACTCCTCCCATTCAACTAGGAAAGACTTTCAAGGGTAGTTTGGCAAAGCAGCTGTGTTAGTttgttcaggctgccataacataGTACAACAGACTGGGTAGCttgaacaacacagatttattttctcacaattccaaGGGTTAGAAATTAAGTTCTCAGCAGGGTTGGTTTTTCCTGATGCCTCtatccttggcttgtagatgaccaTCTTCcccctgtatcttcacatggtctttcttctatgcgtgtctgtgtcctaatctcttcttataaggacatcagtcaaaTTGGATTAGGGCTTGTCCTaaggacctcattttaacttaatcacttctttaaagaccctatgtctaaatacagttacattctgaggtacggGGAGTTAGGACTTCAGTATATGAATATCGAAGGGACACAGTTCAGCCTCTGACAGCAGCCTTGGGTGGAAGGCATGTGCCAAGTCGCAGAGTAGTAAGAAGCATTGATTTAAGGGCAGGATAATCCTTGCTCCACCCGACTGAGCTCGCAttcttgggcaagtgacttcagGTGCCACTGTTTCCCAAGTGATTGGgggttgtattagtttcctcttgctgccataacaaattttGATGTGTTTAGTGGCTTAAATGACACAATTTATTATCCTATGGTTCTGGAGGTCACAAGTCCAACatgagtctcactgggctaaaatcaaggtgtcagcaggctgTGTTCCTTTATGGAGGCTCTTGGGaagaatccatttctttgcctcttccaacatatagaggccacctgcattctttggctcatgggccttcctccatcttcaaagtcccCTCTCTCACATCACTCTGATCCttactcttctgcctccctcctccactTTCAGAGACTCTTGTGATTGCACTGAATCCACCTGGATAACCCAGGCTACCCTCCCATCTCAATGTCCTTAACTTAGTCCTAACTGCCAAGTTCCTTTTGTCATGTGAGGTCCCATATTCACAGGTCGCAGGAATTAAGATGTGAACATCTATGGAAGGTCATTTTTCTGCCTCCCACACAGGTTACGATGCCTGTGTTGGAGGCTTATTTTAAGGATTCATTTGTTTAGTGAGACAGTCTACCTAACCCTTAAAACatccagcacagggcctggcacacagcaaactTCTATCCATGGTAGAGACATTTACCTGTAGTACCTCTTCCCCTCCCCGGTACCCACAAACAACTCACTGGAAACCCAGAGAGGAACCACACCCAGGCTTGTCATCAAGGAGCTTCCAGTTTGCTGAAAACAGGTCCAAAACACAGACGTGATCCCCAGAATGAGGGCAGTGTTGCTTAGCACATACTTTGGGGTCAGTTTCCTTTTGGGCCACTTCCTCACTGTGCACCCTCAGGCAGGTTGCTGAGCCTTTCTGAGCCTCCTCTGAATCTCTCACTCTGAAATGATACAGGTTAGCCCTC
This region includes:
- the TFPT gene encoding TCF3 fusion partner isoform X3 produces the protein MELEQREGTMAAVGFEEFSAPPGSELALPPLFGGHILESELETEVEFVSGGLGGTELRERDEEEEAARGRRRRQRELNRRKYQALSRRCREIEQVNERVLNRLHQVQRITRRLQQERRFLMRVLDSYGDDYRASQFTIMLEIKVEEDFDFEADETLDSSWVSRGPDKLLPYPTLASPPFD